The following nucleotide sequence is from Halorussus caseinilyticus.
CCGCCTTGGTCGTCTCGGCCGGGTAGTAGGTCACTTCGACGCTCCCCGCGGGAAGCGGGCCGTCCGTCTCGAAGGTCAGCGTCGTGGTCTCGAACCGCGAGAGTTCGACCGCGAACGTCCCCCGAAGCCCCGACTCGTTCCGCAAAACCACTTTTTCATTTGTTTTAACAATCTTTACGTTTCTTTCGGACGGCGGAGTCAGTGCGAGTTCGACCCGCGGCGAGCGCCGCGGCAGGGTCACGGCCGGGTCGCTCGCCGAGAGATTCGGCGTCAACGTCGTTTCCGTCCGGTTCTCGACCAGCACGAGTCGCCGAACCGTCGTCCCGCCGGTCGGGTCGCCCGCGGACGCGAGCGTCCGGTCGCCGAGTCGGACCCGCACGTCGTAGCCCTCGGCCACGGGAAACAGCGTTCGGAGTCGGGGGGCGTTCAGGTCCGCGAGCGCGTCGTCTTCGAGGACGTTCGCCCGAGTCGTGACCGCCGCGTCGGGTGCGACGAGTCGCTCCGAGAGCGCGACGGCGACCCGGCGCTGGTCGGCGTCCCGTTCGGCGCTCAGGTACGCGCGGTCGGCCATCCCGAGGCTCACGACCGTCACCGTTGTCACGACCAGAAGCGCGACTGCCAGCGCGGGCAGGTTCATCTGGGCGCGCATCAGTCGCCGCCTCCGTCGCCCGACTCCAGTCTGACCGCCAGACCGCCCGCGCCGTCGCTCCGGACCGCGACGAACGCGGGGTCCCGACTCGACCAGTTGCCCCGGACCGAATCGACCGTCTCGGGGAGCGCGAGCGTGACTCGGCCGTCTATTCTCTCGTCGGGGTGGTCCAGCACCAGCGTCCGATTCTCGGTCCGAATCGCGTACGCCCGTCCCCGGAGCGTCCGTGGGAGCGACACCTCCGCTCGGACGCGGACCGCTCGGGCGTCGGTCGGCACGGCCTGCTGGACGCGTTCGGCGGACTGGGCCAGCACGCGCTCGCCGACCTCAGCGCCCGCCGCGGTCCGGTACTCGGGGACGACGCCGCCGTAGAGCGTTGCGGTCAGAACCCCGACGTAGAGGACGACGACGCTCGCCTCCATCGCCTTCCCGACGACCGGCGAGACGGCGCGATTTCCGTCCGAACGTCCCCCGCAAGCGCAGCGCGGGTGCGCTCGCACCCGCGCTGGCCGCGTTCGCTACCCACGGCGCACCTCCAGTCGTAGGTCGTGGACCACGAGATAGGCCACGCGCTCGCCGGGGTAGGCGGCCACGACGCTCGTCACGCCGTCGCCGTCGAAGTCCCGCGTCGTCGCCGTCGCGTTCTGTCGCTCGACGTGTCGCCGCCACGCCTCGGTGTTCGCGGTCTCGACCGCGACCCGGTAGGTGCCGTTCCCGAGGCGCGTCCGGTGGTGGGACACCGTGGTCCGGAGGACGACCGACCCGCCGCCGCTCGCCGACACCGAAACGGACCCGTTCAACCTCGGCGCACCGACCACGAGGACGCCGAGGTCGCTCCCGGTGTCTGCGCCGCCTCCACCGGCCCTCGCGCCGCCGCCCCGCGAGGCCGTAATCGGCGGCGCGGTCCGCATCCGGGCGTTGCCGGGCGGTCCGCGGACGACGGCCCCGGCGAGGAACGCCACCCGGCGGTCGCCCGCGGTGAACACGAGCGCGTCGGTCCGAATCGTCCGAATCGTCCCCGACTCGTTCAGCACTCGCATCTCTCGCTCGACGGTGCGCAACTCGCCGTCGGTGAACGAGACCCGACCGCGGCGGGCACCCGTTGCCGCCACGGGGTCGAGCGCCGCGTCGAAGTCGGCGGCCACGCGAGCGGAGTCGGCGGCCGCGGCGTTCTCCTCGACCACGGTGCCGACGGCGGCGGTCAGCGACCCGAGCGCGACCACGACCACGCCGAGCAGAATGGCGACGCCGACGACGTTCGACTGGGCGCGCCGCCCGAGGAGTCGCCGCTTCCGTGTCCGGCGCGACTGCGACGCGCCGGAGCGCAACCGCCGACTCACACCATCCCGACCCCCGCGAAGACGAAGTACGCGACCCCGACCAACGCCGCCGAGTGGAGCAGTGCCTCGTAGCGCCCGCGACTCGCGTACCCGGCGAACCACCCGCAGGCCAGCATCGTCGCCTGCGTCACGACGTAGAACCGCCGCCGGTCGCGGGCGGGTTGCACGGCGTCGGCGTCGAGCGCGATTCCCGCGTCGGCCGTCGAGATGGACGAGAGTTGCGCGAAACTGTCGAGGACGTAGCCGTTGACCGCGACCATGATGCCGACCACCAGCAGGGCCGTGGTCCATCCGACGGCGACGTAGACTAACATGTTCGAGCGAAGCGCCTTCTTCTGGTGGTAGAGCTGTCCGATTTCGACCTGTAGCGTCTCGAAGACGGCTTCGGCGTCCCCTCCCGCGTCGAGTGCGCCCGTGACGAGTCCGACGGTCTGGTCGGCCAGCGGCGTCCCGACTCGGCTGACGAACTGCGAGAGGGCCGACGCTTGCAGGTCGCCGCCGCGAGTGGTCAGGTTCGCGTTGAACGCGAGGTCCGCCACGTCGTCGTTCAGCGCGCCGAGGTCCACGTCGCGGGCGACTCGTTCGACCGCCGCCGAGAACGGGCGGCCGAGGCTGACGTGACCCGAGACGGCGTGAACGAAGTCCTTGATTTCGCGGTCCTTCGCGTCGTCGATGTTGGCCCGCCGGAGCGCGACCAGTCCGACCGGGAGCGCGAACGCGACGTACCCGAGGAGGACGACGTTCGCGGGGTGATAGCCGAGCGCTCGGAGCGCGCCGCCGACGAGGAGACCGACCGGCGCGAAGACGACCAGCGCGCTCGCCGGGTTCCGGAGCGTGCTGGCGAGCGTGGCGAGCGGGTCGCCCGGACGCCGATAGGTCCGTCCCGACTGGTCTGGCGGGCGGAGCGCGGCGACGACGAGGGCCGCGCCCGCGCCGACGACGAGGATGAACCCGGCGCTCCCGTAGACCAGCATCGCGCGGGCCGAAATCGGCCCGACCGGCGTCGCAGTCTCGGCGCTCAGACCGGGCGCGAGGACGCTCATCACGGTCACGACGATGACCAGCAGGGCCGGGAGGACGAGCAGGACGACGAACGTCTCGGCGAGCAGTTCGAGGAAGTCGCTCGCTTGGTCGCGGCTTCTGGACTGGCGGTTCGAGAGCATCCGACTCTCCATCCGGAGGTACTGGGCCAGCGCGTCGGGTCCCTGCTCGGCGTGTTCGCGGAACTTCACGAGGAAAGGCGCGAGCGCGTTCCGCGAGGGCGTGTCGCGGGCTACGATTCGCAGGCCCTCGGCCAAACTTCCGGTCAGGGTCGCCTTGTTCAGCGCCTTTCGGAACGCCACGGCCGTCTCGCCGTAGGCTTCCTCGCGGTCGGCGACCTTCCGGAGCATGGCCGCGCCGTCCTCGCTTCCCGACGAGAGGGCGTGGAGATACCGGACCGCACCGGGCAGGGTCGCCTCGATGTTCGACCGGCGGGCGCTCGCGGTCCACTTCAGGTACTGGCCGCCGAGCGCCACCGTCGCGCGCTTGGCCGCGAGACCGACCGCGAGTCCCGCGGCGGCGGCCACGCCGCCGCGGGAGACGGCCGGGACGCCGACGGTTTCGAGACCCGGAATCCCGCGCCGGAGGAAGTCGGCCGCCGCCGCGAGGGTGGCGTCGGGGAGCGCGACCACCACGACGAACGTCCACCCAGAGACGACCGCGAACGCGAGCCACGACAGGCCGTAGGCCCGCGAGAGGTACACGTCGAAACTCGTGGTCACGTCGGTCGCGCGGTAGTGCTTGCGGTCGGCGTCGTGGCGCGAGGCGTCGGCGTGCCGGGAGAACAGCGCGTAGAGCGCGCGGTCCAAGACCGAGAGGGTCGGCGTCGCTTGGGTGGCGTTAGCGGACCGGTCCACTCGGTCGTCCTCCTCGAATCGAGTTCATGGCCGTTCTTCTATTCTTTCTGGTATTTAAGGGCTAGTACTATCGCGCGACCGGTGGCCCTCTCGACGCCCCGACGCCGATTTCGGATTGTTCGTCCGCTTCACGGTTCTCTTCCGGTGCTCACACCGGAGCGGCTATATCGGGGTACTCCGTGTATCACAGTACCGTGGCGTACATTGTCAAGATGCCAAAGCTGGGGTTGGAGATGGACACCGGGACCGTCAACGAGTGGTTCGTGACGGAGGGAGAGGCGGTTTCGGAGGGGAGCGTCATCGCCGAAATCGAGTCGGCGAAGACGACCGCCGAGGTCGAGGCGCGCGAGGACGGCGTACTACGACGCGTGTTACTCGACGTGGGCGAGGAGACCGAACCCGGCGGACCGATGGCTATCGTCGCACCGGCCGACGCCGACATCGCCGACCTCGTGGCCGAGGCTGGCGGTGAGTCCGCCGCATCCGACGCGGAAGAGTCCGAACCGGAGACCGCCGAAGCCGCGACAGCCACCGCGAGCGCGGGAAGCCAGACGGCGACGGAATCCTCCGGGACCGAGGAGGTCACGGCGTCTCCCCGAGCGAGGAGACGCGCCGAGGAGTTGGGCATCGACCTCGCCGTCGCCGAGGGGACCGGGCCGCAGGGTGCAGTCACCGAGGGAGACGTGGAAGCGGCGGCGGACGAACGCGACGACTCGTCCGAACCGGTCAAGGCCTCGCCGCGCGCCGAAAAGCGCGCCGACGAACTCGACGTTGCGCTCTCGACGGTGGACGGGACGGGACCGCAGGGGGCAGTCACTGAAACGGACGTGGAGAGTGCCGCCGAGTCGGTTTCCGAGTCAGCGTCGGCGGGTTCCGAGTCGGAGTCGCCAGCGTCACCCTCGGACGCGGAGTCGGCCGCCGACCCCGAGACGCCGACCGAGCGCGTCTTCGCCGCGCCGAGCGCGCGCCGACTCGCGCGCGAACTCGGCGTGAACGTCGGCCGAATCTCCGGTAGCGGGCCGGGCGGTCGAATCACCGAGACTGACGTGCGGGCCGCGACCGACTCGGAGGCCGGGACCGCCGAGGTTCCGGGGACCCGAACGGAGGACCGCCCGCTCTCGGAGATGCGGCGCACCATCGCCGAGCGACTCGGGCAGAGCTACCGGGAGGCCGTCCACGTCACCGAACACCGCGGGGCGGACGCCGAGGAGTTGCTCGCGGCGGCGTCGGCGTCCGACGAGGCACTGGACCCGGACGTGTCGGTGACGGACATCTTGTTGGTCGCGCTCTCGGCGGCCCTCGACGAGAACCCGGAGTTCAACGCGACCTTCGAGGACGACGTTCACCGTCTCCGGGAGGCACACGACGTTTGCGTCGCCGTGGACATCGACGCGGGGTTGATAGCCCCGGTCGTCCGCGGCATCGACTCGCTGTCGCTCTCGGAAATCGCCGCGGAGCGCGCGCGGGTGACTCAGCGCGCGCTCTCGGGGGAGTACTCGATGGAAGACCTCTC
It contains:
- a CDS encoding DUF7263 family protein, whose translation is MRAQMNLPALAVALLVVTTVTVVSLGMADRAYLSAERDADQRRVAVALSERLVAPDAAVTTRANVLEDDALADLNAPRLRTLFPVAEGYDVRVRLGDRTLASAGDPTGGTTVRRLVLVENRTETTLTPNLSASDPAVTLPRRSPRVELALTPPSERNVKIVKTNEKVVLRNESGLRGTFAVELSRFETTTLTFETDGPLPAGSVEVTYYPAETTKAVLAVTVDE
- a CDS encoding DUF7289 family protein, whose translation is MRSGASQSRRTRKRRLLGRRAQSNVVGVAILLGVVVVALGSLTAAVGTVVEENAAAADSARVAADFDAALDPVAATGARRGRVSFTDGELRTVEREMRVLNESGTIRTIRTDALVFTAGDRRVAFLAGAVVRGPPGNARMRTAPPITASRGGGARAGGGGADTGSDLGVLVVGAPRLNGSVSVSASGGGSVVLRTTVSHHRTRLGNGTYRVAVETANTEAWRRHVERQNATATTRDFDGDGVTSVVAAYPGERVAYLVVHDLRLEVRRG
- a CDS encoding type II secretion system F family protein, whose protein sequence is MDRSANATQATPTLSVLDRALYALFSRHADASRHDADRKHYRATDVTTSFDVYLSRAYGLSWLAFAVVSGWTFVVVVALPDATLAAAADFLRRGIPGLETVGVPAVSRGGVAAAAGLAVGLAAKRATVALGGQYLKWTASARRSNIEATLPGAVRYLHALSSGSEDGAAMLRKVADREEAYGETAVAFRKALNKATLTGSLAEGLRIVARDTPSRNALAPFLVKFREHAEQGPDALAQYLRMESRMLSNRQSRSRDQASDFLELLAETFVVLLVLPALLVIVVTVMSVLAPGLSAETATPVGPISARAMLVYGSAGFILVVGAGAALVVAALRPPDQSGRTYRRPGDPLATLASTLRNPASALVVFAPVGLLVGGALRALGYHPANVVLLGYVAFALPVGLVALRRANIDDAKDREIKDFVHAVSGHVSLGRPFSAAVERVARDVDLGALNDDVADLAFNANLTTRGGDLQASALSQFVSRVGTPLADQTVGLVTGALDAGGDAEAVFETLQVEIGQLYHQKKALRSNMLVYVAVGWTTALLVVGIMVAVNGYVLDSFAQLSSISTADAGIALDADAVQPARDRRRFYVVTQATMLACGWFAGYASRGRYEALLHSAALVGVAYFVFAGVGMV
- a CDS encoding DUF7266 family protein; the protein is MEASVVVLYVGVLTATLYGGVVPEYRTAAGAEVGERVLAQSAERVQQAVPTDARAVRVRAEVSLPRTLRGRAYAIRTENRTLVLDHPDERIDGRVTLALPETVDSVRGNWSSRDPAFVAVRSDGAGGLAVRLESGDGGGD
- a CDS encoding 2-oxo acid dehydrogenase subunit E2, producing the protein MPKLGLEMDTGTVNEWFVTEGEAVSEGSVIAEIESAKTTAEVEAREDGVLRRVLLDVGEETEPGGPMAIVAPADADIADLVAEAGGESAASDAEESEPETAEAATATASAGSQTATESSGTEEVTASPRARRRAEELGIDLAVAEGTGPQGAVTEGDVEAAADERDDSSEPVKASPRAEKRADELDVALSTVDGTGPQGAVTETDVESAAESVSESASAGSESESPASPSDAESAADPETPTERVFAAPSARRLARELGVNVGRISGSGPGGRITETDVRAATDSEAGTAEVPGTRTEDRPLSEMRRTIAERLGQSYREAVHVTEHRGADAEELLAAASASDEALDPDVSVTDILLVALSAALDENPEFNATFEDDVHRLREAHDVCVAVDIDAGLIAPVVRGIDSLSLSEIAAERARVTQRALSGEYSMEDLSGGTITVSNLGVLGVESFDPVINPPQVAILGVNAIRPEVVPTEGGEVAVRKRISFSLSFDHRVVDGADAARFLGSLVEHVENPWPLVVAAGER